AAAGTATTGCAATTCGTGTGACTATAACTTCTCAGGGTTTCTGTACTCACAAACATTCCATGTAAACACATTTTAGTCAAATTTTTGGCAAGACTGACAAATTTGCATAGAGAAAATGAATTCCATCAAGGCAATTTAATTCACTTCTAAGCTTTGTGTACCATTttagaaaacatgtttttatgaaattattgttttattttttccatttaaatatttgtcaaaggTTGAATTCATTGATTCACTTTTTGCCCATATCGAGTTTTACTGATTAGAGCTTCTGCATCATGGATGCTCTGTGCAACCATAATTTTTGAAGAGGCAGACCTATTTTCCTTCAGGTAACCTGGGaagctttaaaattgttttgaaatttgATTCTTCTGCTTGTTTTTAGCCAACAGCAAACTTTACCatgttcaatttttattattgtcagttttctttttatttccttcaacgATTTAATAAAAGGGTTTGAATAAATAAAGGGAAGACAGAGAGTTTTTATTAACTTCTTAAATAATCCAGGAAAAGTATTGAAcaattttatgagacagagtactgagaaagaaagaaaaatacagagaaaatgggaaaagagatggaggaagactgggaaagagagagaaaagggaacgaGGTGATAATATTGAGTCTAAACTGTTAGGTAAAAAGCCGTCCTTCACCTGAAACCAGTTCCAAATAACCTTTCTGTATGTCATGAACATATGTATTTAAATGGCTTTGTGGTCGTCAGTAAAGAGACCCTCCACCAATGTTTAAATAGCTTTGTGGTCGTCAGTAAAGAGACCTCTACCAATCTTAACTAATTTTGAGATCCTGCTAATCTCTCTGTAGTAGCAGCAGTTTCAGATGACATGCTATGATGGTTTTTTTACTGGAAAATCAGATATACTTCATTCTTACTTTTTCAATCTTGAATTAACTACATTGAGATGTGTAGAAATGGGGGTGTCTCCATATATCCCAAGTTCCCACCCTCTCTGGATGCAAATTCACCAGCTCCTAGGCTCACACTTTCGCCTAAAGACTTGACTCCCTTCAAAGGATGCTCCAGTCATGTCTGGATTGTGTGGCATGGGCCCAAACCCAGTTCTGCCAGCCTTCTGGACAGTTGACTTTTGTCATCTGTTGCTTCTCTGCTGTGTTTAGCTGGCTCTATTCTTCACAGGACTCCTCCTTCCCACCAGGCATATCTGCCTTGCTCTGGGCATCCATTTGCCAACAGGTCCGTGGACAACTGGGTATTTGCATGTCCACAGCCACCAGGAGACCAGGGGTGCCCCAAATTCCATGACAAAGGGGAGGCTCCAACTTCCCTGTGTTTGTAAGTTATACATTGTCAGTAAGCATTAAAGCAGCaagataactaacatttattgagtttaacatatgcatattttatacgTATTGTCACATTTAATGCTCATTTGAAAAACCAGTTGACATCCACTGGGCCCCTCCTCACTGACCACTGAATGCTTGGTTCCTGGCACGGCTGCTTGTCCGGAGACAAGTGCCCCTGAAGACTGCAGTCCTTCTTGTATCTGGGCTTCTGGGCACCTGCCCATCAACATGCTAGTGCATTTCCCAGCTAGGGTCGCAGCTTCAACTGAAGCTCTGATGCCCACCTGAGTGAAAGCTGTGAGACTGAAGAAGAGCTAACAGCTCACTTCAAATTAAACCCTTCACTTTGGAACACAGAACGCTCATGGATGGGAGGTTCTCTGTTATAGACACAAAAGGTGCCCCGGGGTTGCTCACATGAATGATGAACAGCGTCCCTAAGTCAGAGATGACCACCCAGGAACAGTGGGGATGCCCTGGTGCTATTTGATTCCATggcacctcttttcttttttcctgagagttgtgtctatttttaaaattaaaattaaaattaaaatgatttgtgTGAAGATTGCTGTAACTTTTGTGTCCCCTGCGAGATTTCAGATACTATGATCCATTGCAAAACTCAGGAGAGAGATTAAGATCCGATTCAAAGTGtgaatgacaaaaaagaaaatttgagatgTCAAAAATAATCCTTATGGCTTATTTAGATGTAATTAAATTGCTAAACCAATATATTTCAAGCTTTACACTGGTTGCCAAACCCAATCATGATGAATGTTGGCATCCTTGgtgaatttttcttattttcacagcagtttttttttaatttaaggaaaagaaaatcactgcAGAATATAGCACAGTTACATTATGGCTGATTGGAAGGAACTAAAAGGCTATGTAGAGAGTTTGGGGTCTGCACCGCTCTGCACCTGTGCTTTGAGGATAGGTTTGATTTTCAATGGCCAATGTTAATGGCCCCTTTATCATGTTTTacctaaagaataaataaaaaaaattagatttgacTAGTTCAGAACACACAAGGCGTGATAGAGTTTGATGTCTGTGAGGGCTTGTTCTCTAATCCCTCAAGCAATTTGGGATATGACCAGGGACTCCCAAATCTTCTATATTTTGGAGGGGAGGTAGAATAACTATCTCAAGAAACTTGGTTCTTTAGAAGTTCCCTGTTTTAGAAGCCCTTCTCACCACTTACATTCTCTTTATCTATCCCCGGCATCTCCATGTGTGTGTCTGTTATACGTGACGCCTTTTGTGTCTATCCATTTCTGCATTAAGCACACTGTTGCTGTATTATCCACTGTCATGCTTCTCTCTCCCAGCACATTGTCTTTCTAAGCAGGGgctatttttattaactttatgATTCTAGTATCTAACCAGAGATTGACACATAGCACGCAGTCAGTCTGTGTTGAATACGTGATTCAAAAAACTGCCTGCTGAACAAGTATATGAATCTATctttttctaaggaaaaatatttgaatttactCACAAAAGATATCCTGTTCTTAATACTTGGACCTCTTCTGCAATGTATgtgcattcattcagcaaatgtttatcaAACACTTACTAAGCACCAGACAAAATGCTAGAAGCTGGCACCAAGGCGATGGAGAGGTCTTTGGTGCTGACTCTGGCAAGAGCAGTTTGCATCTTGTGGTCAAGACAATAGCCATGACACACAAATTGTCTGCATGGACATGTGAGCACACGGTGAGTAAATGGAGAAAGTGAGTTTGCAAGATGCTCGGAATGCATTTGGATAAGCGCAGAAGAAGGGAGCTTGGGTAGTGGCTATAGAAAGCATGAAGTCAGGAGGGGCTTTTATTTATTGTGAAGTGGGAGAAATTAGAACTTATTTAAACTCCGTTGGAAATGAGGAAACAGTGCCCATGTGTAGATTTTACCTACTATTCCTATGTTTCCTATGCAATAGGAAACTTGAAAAAATGCAGAGATTTAGGGTAGAGTGAGGCATGGATTTAAAGGTGTGTGGGtaatgttgatttttcttttttttttttttttctgagacaggatctcactttgttgcccaggctggagtgcagtggaacaattatagctcactgcaaactccacctcttgggttcaagtgatccttccactcagcctcctgagtagttgggaccacaggcacacccaccacatccaactattttttttttttttgtatttttttgtggagatcgggttttgccatgttgcctgggctggtcctgaactcctggactcatgcaatacactcaccttggtctcccaaagtgctgggattacaggcatgagccactgcaacaggTCCGATATTAAtgtcttaaaattatttctgtgaTAAATAGGATAACAGACTAGAATGATTATGAGTACAAAGTCTGGCTGATAGAGGGCAGGACAGAAGGTAAAAGACTGTTCATAGAATGACTGACTTTTTCTCAGGGAAGCAGAACCTCCGATAAGAACAGGAGTGAAGATAGCTGAAGCTGGAGACCACTGAATAAATACATTGAAAAGACCAATAAATACACTGAGAGGACAATAGGCCAAGGGAATTTAGAATATTAGCAAGAGTGTCTTAATTGAAAAGCCACATAATCCTGCTTAGATTGGGAAAGTGAGCTCAGATAAAGGGGACTAAAAGAAAGGGATGGGGTAGAAAATGGACTGGCACCTCCGGGAAAAATGAATAGCTGTGTGGTCATCACAAAGCTGGAAGGACAGGTAAGTGTGGCCAGAACATGGCATTTCAGCAAAGGTGAATTTCGATCTGGTGTTTGACTATGAGAGTCAGTGGATGAAGTCATGTTCAACAGCAAGTAAATGTACACGGGGTGAAGAGAACGAGGAACTGAGGTCAAGCTGTTGGAGGAGTTATCAGCATGGAAATTCAGCTCATTCAACATTGTGGCTGGACTTGCAGTAGCGAATGTGTCTATGACAGAGAAGTCCAGGCCAACCACTCATGAAAAGGAGGGACTGAGCAGTAGGGATGCAGTGGTGAGAAGGAGGTGGATTGAGCCATGCACCACGTTGCCAGAGGAGCAGAGTATTCCCAGGAGGGCAGAGAAGCCATGTCTACATGTGACACTACCGAATAAAGTCGACAACTCCATGTTTTCTTCCTAAAGTAAGTAGGCGGGTGCTGTAGACTGAATTCTGTCTCTCAGATTCATACATTGAAACTTTAACCCCCAAtgggatggtatttggagatgggtcTGCAGGAGGATGGGCCCCTGGTTGGCCTTTGCTAATCCAGCTCTCCCCGACCCTGCTTGTAGTTCTCAGGATAACTGTGGCATGTGCTGAGAATGAGCATCTGAGATGAGGAGGAACTGTCTGAAACAGCCTGGGCTCTGTCCTTTCTCCCAGAACAGGATGTCCAGTGCTGCTTTGGCTCAGTGAGCCCGACTCCCCAGGGTATAAAACCCAGGACAAGAAGATGGATATCTGCTGCCAGGTCCCCCAGCTGCCGTCCAAGTGGGGCACATGTAAGCATTACTGCATCCACCCTGGGAGGCTCCCCTGAGGCTTAGGGGCACAGCTAGCCATGGATTGTAGGCTGCTATTATTCTTAATGCCTGTGTGTGAATCATAAATGTGCTTTGCCTGATGAGCTGCATGAATATTCTGTCCTACCTGACTCATACTCTGGGCAATGGGTTTATGTACAGCCATCTCCCAGATCTGGTGAGGCATTTTGAGTCTTGACAGAACTGAGAATCTGACTCTAAACATCATCTGAAAAGGTGTTTAGAGACCTGCTAGATCTAGAAGCCTTAGCAGAAACTGGAAAGGTGTTTTGAGTCCTCCCCTGGGATTCATACCTGATGGACAGTGAGTCCCTTCTAGGACTTGATACCAGTGCATAATGTATTTCTGCTTCCAGGATCCCTTGGGAGATAGCTAGGTTTACATGAGGCCATGAGGCTGGGCTTCcatgatggaattagtgcccttaaaagaagagacaccagggccgggtgtggtggctcatgcctgtaatcccagcactttgggaggctgaggggggtgaattacctgaggtcaggagttcaagaccatcctggccaacatggtgaaaccctgcctctactaaaaatacaaaaagtcagctgggtgtggtagtgcacgcctgtagtcccagctacttgggaggctgcagcaaaagaatcacttgaacccaggaggtggaggttgcagtgagccgagatcacgccactgcactctagcctggtgacagagcgagactctgtcttaaaaaaaaaaaaaaaaaaaaaaagagagacaccaGAAAACTTTAACCAAATGGGTGGGAACGTTGATTGAtgttggacttccagcttccatgGCTTTGAAAAAATAAGTATCTGTTGTTGAAGTCACTCAGTTTATGCCTGTTGTTTAGCCACTCAGGCTATTTTGCTATGATGGTTCGATCTGGCTGATACAGTGCATGAGCTTTGTATTGCAGCATCTCCAAGACATTTATTTGCGGAATCTGAATTGATAGCTCAGTTGTTTCATAATGCTACAGGGCCTCTGAGAAGGAGGAGGGAACCCTGGATTCTTAGGTTATATTCATGTTGAGTGTGCTGTGCCCACCAGTTACCTGTCAAGTTACATACTCATTGGTTGCACTAACTCTGTTCTATAAATAGCAAGgtgaaaagagggagggaagaagagcaattaggagaggaaagggaaaaaataattatcGCGGAGTCAGAATAACTAGCTCCAGTCTCAGGTGCGCTGTGATGCACCCTTCCCAGCTGTTATGAAAAATAATACTCACCACCCACCTACATTGCAGGTCGTTGTGAAAGTGTATTAGAAATAATGACTTTGCTCTTCTCTGATAAAGGGGTTGTGTTTGCACAAAAACGATATTAGCTCAATcatggtaaaattggtttttgCTTTCAACAAGGCCAGAATTGTTAAAGGTAGAAAAGTCTGTGTGGAATAAATTATGCAATTAAGTTCGTCTTAACATGACTGAAAAGAACCCAATTTATACCTCCAGAATGGAATAGGCAGACTCTGGAAATAAATCCCGGAGCCACAAGATGCTGTTCTATTTTTGCAAGATGCACAGATAGCTGGAGCTGTGTGGGGCTGCCTGTGAGACACTGATTTGAAGGCTCTCTTCTCACTGTCTGAGGAGGGGGCAGAGAAAAAGCACCAAGCCTTTCAAGATGACTGCTCTCTCCCTTCCCTAGGGCTTTTCCCCTGGAACACCAATTGTGCTGATTTTTGGGGAAAACTTAAAGCAGCTTAACTGGCATGTCCCGCAGCTGCTCAGGTAAAGCCCTAGGCAGACACAAAGCCAAGCATCATTAGCAGTCGGGATCTGAAGAAGGCCTTCAGCAAAAATATCCCTTTCCATCTGCCATGATCTGGGGATGCTTTGAATGAGACCTTCCCTCCAGCAGGTGGCTGGTAAATTGCTCATCTTTACCTGAGAAGACAGCAGTTTGGCTTACGAGTCTTTCTGAATTTCTCTCACTCCACTGTCCCTGAGGAGCTTTAGGAAGGAACTCCATTCCATAGGGAAGACTGAGTTTTTGCCTTCAAAGAGTGTGCAGTATATTTGAGGAAATCACGTACACATGATTGCAAGTACCCCtcatttatattttgattatcTTTAGGTCAAGGACCATGTCATAAAACTCTGGGACCCTGCAGAGCCTGCAGCTTGGCCTGGCAGGGTGCATGTCCTGCAACACTCTTGGTTATTCGGTCCCCAACACCTTCTATCTTATCTTCCACTGTTTCACTCCAGCCTCAGAGCTGTGCTGGAGCGGATTCTTCTGCTGGAAACGTCCTTTGCCCGGATGTCTTTAGGATTCACTCTCTGTGCTCCTTCAGGCTTTTGTTTAAAGGTCACCTTGTCTAACGTTTAAAGTTACAACTTGTGCTCCAGCACCAGCTTCATCCCTCCAGTCTCATTTCCCTGTTACTTAGCACTTTAGGCCATATgacataatttactttttatatctATCATTTATTGACTATCTCCCCCATCAGAATGCAAGCTCCACAAGACAGGAGATTTCCCCTCTGCTGTTTATTGGTGTATCTCACACATGTAGAACAGTGCCCAGGACAATGTAGGCCCcaataaacatctgttgaataCATGAATAAGCGAATGAATGCATCTGTATCTATATTGACAAGGAAACtattttaacagattttaaagattttaattttcacagcaaCTCTGTGGGATGGTTTCTATGAGCTCAGTTTTTCAGATTAGGAAACAGTCTGAGGTCACGTAAGTGCTTGCCCCCAAACAAGCTGATATAAGTGGTAGGGCTTAGAGTTAAacttttatctttgtattttcaaaaagtGAGTTTGAAACCAGGTTATTAGGACATTTTCGTTCATTTGAATGTGTCTAATTTATTGAGTTTAAATATGAGAAAAGGAAGCAAGTTTTGGTAGCTAATAAAAATCCATGGCCTACAATGAGTTTTTAATTCTATTGCTCCTAGAATTCTGATGTTTCCATTTCAGACTCGAacctttttcatatattttctagaCCAGAGTCTCCTTCCCTCACTTGGTGAAGTCAACCTGCTCTTCAGAATATTATCTGTTCTCTCCaacacacaaaagaaatatgaatgcccattttcaaaaattaagCCAAAAGAAATATTCACACTGTATTTAGGGAATCCATAAATAATTCACTagttttagtctttttaaaaataattctgcctTTATGGAAATTAAGTAATTACCAAATGTCAAATAGATCTTTGCATAGTTTATGGTggatttatttttagtaattgcTGCATCTTCTGAAAGGCTCCTACCAAATgcattttctaataaattaccTAAAGGTAAAGTTTGTTTGGACAAtgtctacattttgtatttttcaaagaaacaatttACACCTAAGCTTAACTCTTGTAAATTGTTAAAAATCACCTAGGTTGTTTGTTTTACAATGGCTTAGAGCCTCTGGAAAATACTCTTGAAAACACGGATAACCTTTTCAGCAGCACAGAGGGACGGCACCAGGTGCAAACCCAAAGTCTGCTCACTTAAAGCCAGCGCGCTTCGCTGAAGGCGAGGCTCAATGATCTTCCTCCGAATCACTCAGGTCGGCAAACTACAGAGGCCTGCAGAGCTTGGAAATTGGTTGGTCCAAGCATAACAATAGAGATTCAGAAAACTCTGAGAAGGGCGATTCTGAAGCATAACATACTGAGAAACAATTAAAGTAGAACGAAATGTTGGCATCTCAACAAGGAGATGCaaaaataagtgaacaaatgTCCTGCTGGGGAGATGGGAAGGTGTGGTTCCATGGCACTCAGCTATGTGTTTGTCACAGAGCCCTTTCCTTCTGCAGGCTCTGATGTGGTATTCCAACATATGAAGCAGAGACACAGTGAAGAATtgtttcatttctccttccctcccttcccctctccctagcttcttctccctcttcccttcctttcttctttccattttttctttgttttgtctgtctttgctttttctttccttccccttttttttccttctagaataAGGTATTTTATATACTCAGGCTTCAAAAATTACCTTGTTATTTGCCATCCACTGATAACAGAGCTTATGGAAGATGAACATAGTGTTATATCAGCCTCCAGATTCTGTCTGCAGTGTATTCTGTTTGCACTATATCAAGAAAGTTCTGCTTCACATAGGTAAGTAGTTACTTACATATGCCATCATATGGTGGGCCCCCTCAGCTTAAGtcagcacacagcacacacatccATGTACCCCCAGAGGAGAGCTGCAAATGTCCCAAATCAATGCTCTGTCTCAAGAGTTCAGAGAGGAGATAAAGGTAGAAAGAAAACACCTGTAGttcaaccaaaaataaattaatatggtGATATGAGAGCAGAAATGCACTTGGCATTCCCCAGTATGTGAGCATGGGACATAATACACTCCAGCTTGCCACTCAAGTGTGGCTGTGTGTTAGTTTACCATTAAGAAGTTAAAATGtcttgtaaatatataaataagtgattgaggaaataaataaatgaggagaGTAGACAAGCCTTCCTTCCAAATAGCAATTCCAATTTCTTCCAAATAAGAATCCCAAATAACAAAcgtggaaggaatgaaggaaaatcACCTTCAGACCTGCACAGTAATGATGCCATGGGCCAGAAACCCTGAAGAATAATAAATTCATGGCAAAGCTTTAAGGAGGCGCTGGGTACTTCCATAGCCCCAAGCGTCTCCTCCAAATACTTAAACAGTACTGGGATGGTTTCCACAGGGCCCCACACTCCTGCTACGCCTTCCATCAGAGAGTGGAGCTCAGTCTCCCCATACTGAGACCGGAGTGTGAGCTGAACTGGGTGACTCTGTGGACAGTGACTTCCCAGAAtgaagacaggagaatggtgacTCAGCAGAGTGAGGGAAGGGGAGGGTGACTCAGCAGAGCGAGGAAAGGGGGCAGTGACTTCACAGAGTGAGGGAAGGGGGCAGTGACTTCACAGAGTGAGGGAAGGGGAGGGTGACTTCACAGAGTGAGGGAAGGGGAGGGTGACTTCACAGAGTGAGGGAAGGGGAGGGTGACTTCACAGAGTGAGGGAAGGGGAGGGTGACTTCACAGAGTGAGGGAAGGGGAGGGTGACTTCACAGAGTGAGGGAAGGGGAGGGTGACTTCACAGAGTGAGGGAAGGGGAGGGTGACTTCACAGAGTGAGGGAAGAGGAGGGTGACTTCACAGAGTGAGGGAAGGGGACGGTGACTTCACAGAGTGAGGGAAGGGGACGGTGACTTCACAGAGTGAGGGAAGAGGACAGTGACTTCACAGAGTGAGGGAAGGGATGGTGACTTCACAGAGTGAGGGAAGGGATGGTGACTTCACAGAGTGAGGGAAGGGGAGGGTGACTTCACAGAGTGAGGAAAGATTGAACAGGACAGAAGAGACGGGATGACGGATTTGGATGTGGGATCCTTGATTTGTCTCTGAGACATAAGAAGGACGTTAGTGAAAAAACGGATAAAATCCTCAAGTCTGCAGTTTGGGGCATGTGGAAATGTCAGTTTCTCAGATTTGATAAAGGGACCCTGGTTACGTCAGTGTAAGTATCAGGGAATCCTGGGGTATCAGCATAACCAGCTCTgtcctctgatttttattattattattatttttcagacggagtctcgctctgttgcccaggctggagtgcagtgtcacaatctcggctcactgcaagctcggcctcccgggttcacgccattctcctgcctcagcctcccgagcagctagaactacaggcgcccgccaccacgcccggctgctcTGTCCTATTATTTTTAACTCTTCCCTAtacctaaaattatttcaaaatgaaaagatttaGAAATGATGTAGAAGCAAACAGTAGCAGAACTGCTGCTGTGCCCTCATAGAACATCTGTATTTAATAAAGTCTAGTTTATGATTTGCTGGGGTACCTGAAAGACCCTAGCCAGGTGTCACAGAGAGTTGGATTTGAATtcttattaaaatcattctttgtAATGGAAAtatgggcaagttatttaacttctaaaCTAAAATacctcatatgtaaaataattttattaaagattactgtaaagattaaatgagaaaaatatataaagcattaaGTACATAAAGAGAATAGTTTCTTCTATCTCCTTATTTCTGTGtctaaatgaaaaccaaaatatgCAGTTAATTATATGGGTATATTAGCCAAAAGAGATACGAAAACTTAGGTAGAAGAAAGGGacacttaaataattttaaagctgtAATTTCTGTTAAAGATATATATCAAAtacatcattcttttttctttcacttggtTTATTAAGTTCATCTAGGGTTTATCTACTCgagtgaagtaaaataaaatattcaattagtACAGTGAATACAGGTGACCAGCCAGATGATACAAACGACAATCTGGTTTTTTCTCATTGGCTCCTTTTTCATACataaaattttccaaataatttgattttcttaTCAGTTTTATGCAAATACAGACTTAACGTGGCTTACTTATGACTATTATTGTACTTACAGGTGTTCTTAATGGCTTTCTAAGatctctttttctgtgtttattattAGGGCCAATTCTTGAAATCATTTACTTCTTTCCACACTGACAGAATCCTGCATGTCTTCAATTTTCAGTTACTAACTTTTGAGAGAGGTTTTTCTATGCATAGGAAATGTAGTCGACTTTTATTTTACAGAGGCTTGACCTGGTCTTCAATGTCTTCCCTTTATaggtcttatattttaaaatataataataatctcatttgcatttaattaattttttctaattttttttagagtaaGTTTACAGCTGGGATTTCATGGCAAAAGGCTTAGcatattttgatcttttttttgtttgtttgtttttgagacagggtttcactattgccctgcctggaatgcagtggtgtgaacagaGCAGGCTGTAGCTTTGACtttctggactcaggtgatcccctcacctcagcctctcaagtagctgggactagaggtgcgtgcccccttgcctggctaatttttttaattgttattttttcgtagagacagggtttcaccatgttgcccagcctggttcaaactcctgggctcaaataatcctcctgcctcggtctcccaaagtgctggaatcacaggcacgaGCTACTGCACCAGGGCTATTTTAAGTGGAAATGAGATCCAAGTTAATTCCAAGTTTATTTCCAAGGTCAAGGATTGAAGGTTGATATGCAGTAAATTCACGTGAGAGTTGGATATGGCCTTTGGAAGGCGCTCTCACATGCCCCAGGAATAACTGGACACGGGGTAGGGACAGAGTGGTGTCAGTGACAGGAGAGAGCCCCAGGGGGAGAATCCTTTTTGTTTTAAACCACAGGAGATACTTCAGTAAGAGAAGAGTAGAAACACGAAGCACGTGGGGAATTGACGTGCTTGGATCCCACAAAGGAGTTTAAAAGTATTAGAAGCAGGCtacacacagtggctcacgcctgtaatcccagcactttgggaggccgaggcgggtggattaccagaggtcaggagtttgaggacagcctggccaacatggagaaaccccatgtctactaataaaataaaattaactgggtgtggtggcacgcatctgtaattccagctactcagaggctgaggcatgagaatcgcttgagcccaagcggtggagagtgcagtgagccgggattgtgccattgcactccagcttgggtgacagagtggaactcggtctcaaaaaaaaaaaaaaaaaaaagtattagaagCAGATACAAAATTCAGAATATGAAGCCAGGGGCCTGGGAAGCAAGAACGAGCGAGTTGATATTAAGTGGTGAGATGCAGAAGCTGCTCAGGAGGACTGCTGTATTTCCCGGCAGCCTTTGCGTGGGCAGCAGCGGGGTAGGCGGCGCAGTCTCCCAGGGCACGGACCTGTATTTCCCAGCAGCCTCTGCGTGGGCAGCAGCGGGGTAGGCGGCTGAGTCTCGCAGGCCACGTACCTGTATTTCCCGGCAGCCTCTGCGTGGGCAGCAGCGGGGTAGGCGGCGCAGTCTCCCAGGGCACGGACCTGTATTTCCCGGCAGCCTCTGTGTGGGCAGCAGCGGGGTAGACGGCTGAGTCTCCCAGGCCACGGACCTGTATTTCCCCACAGCCTCTGCCTGGGCAGCAGCGGGGTAGGCGGCTGAGTCTCCCAGGCCATGGACCTGTATTTCCCGGCAGCCTCTGCCTGGGCAGCAGCGGGTTAGGCGGCGCAGTCTCCCAGGCCACGGACCTGTatttccctgcagcctctgcctgggcAGCAGCGGGGTAGGCGGCTGAGTCTCCCAGGCCTCGGACCTGTATTTCCTGGCAGCCTCTGCCTGGGCAGCAGCGGGGTAGGCGGCTGAGTCTCCCA
The nucleotide sequence above comes from Symphalangus syndactylus isolate Jambi chromosome 10, NHGRI_mSymSyn1-v2.1_pri, whole genome shotgun sequence. Encoded proteins:
- the LOC134731615 gene encoding uncharacterized protein, encoding MAWETQPPTPLLPRQRLWGNTGPWPGRLSRLPRCCPHRGCREIQVRALGDCAAYPAAAHAEAAGKYRFSESTCSFFTRVYCVTLRFGLR